Proteins encoded within one genomic window of Legionella sp. PC997:
- a CDS encoding tetratricopeptide repeat protein has product MRRVILAALLVMNTAFADEIVGFAAYQNGDYSTAYPYLMQSAREGNVEAMYLLGRMFQYGEGVAKNYTQALNWYQKSAEKNNPLAQLSLGFMYDLGQGVKQNFSEAFKWYMKSANQGNAIAQRNIGLMYVSGDGVPANKKTAFEWFEKSAKQGYSKAQVNLAYDYIMGEGTKKDVNKAFYWYQQAANQGDVRAEYSLGLLYTGQQEGVAQDDKLAFYWFSQAANQGHVKAQTYLAYYYLKGYGVEANPEKAAYWYQAAAQSGQSEAQAEIGQLLLTGTGIPRDYQQAVYWFTKSAVQGNPVGQSKLGYMYLAGLGVDKDWIKAYALFKIAAKNKNEEAIRELKLLKNKLSESDIKAGNELADEILHQNTIQPTKKEE; this is encoded by the coding sequence ATGCGCAGGGTGATTTTAGCAGCATTGCTGGTAATGAATACTGCATTTGCAGATGAAATTGTTGGTTTCGCTGCATATCAAAATGGAGATTATAGTACTGCTTACCCTTATTTAATGCAATCCGCTCGAGAGGGAAATGTTGAGGCAATGTATTTACTTGGCCGAATGTTCCAATACGGAGAAGGTGTTGCTAAAAATTATACACAAGCATTAAATTGGTATCAAAAATCAGCCGAAAAAAATAATCCCTTAGCCCAACTCAGTTTGGGTTTTATGTATGATTTAGGGCAAGGAGTAAAACAGAACTTTTCTGAAGCGTTTAAGTGGTACATGAAATCAGCAAATCAAGGTAATGCAATTGCTCAAAGAAATATTGGACTAATGTATGTATCTGGTGATGGTGTTCCTGCTAATAAAAAAACTGCATTTGAATGGTTTGAAAAATCTGCAAAACAAGGATACAGCAAGGCACAAGTGAATCTCGCATACGATTACATTATGGGAGAAGGTACAAAAAAAGATGTTAATAAGGCATTTTACTGGTATCAGCAGGCAGCCAATCAAGGCGATGTGAGGGCTGAATACAGTTTGGGTCTATTATATACCGGGCAGCAAGAAGGTGTTGCTCAAGATGATAAATTGGCATTTTATTGGTTTTCTCAAGCAGCAAATCAAGGTCATGTAAAAGCACAAACCTATTTGGCTTATTATTACCTTAAAGGATATGGAGTGGAGGCAAACCCAGAAAAAGCAGCTTATTGGTATCAGGCAGCTGCTCAAAGCGGTCAATCTGAAGCGCAAGCTGAAATAGGTCAATTACTTCTTACAGGCACCGGTATCCCTCGAGATTATCAACAGGCGGTGTACTGGTTTACAAAATCTGCAGTTCAAGGGAACCCGGTTGGCCAGTCCAAATTGGGTTATATGTATCTTGCCGGGTTGGGGGTAGATAAAGATTGGATCAAAGCATATGCTTTGTTTAAGATTGCTGCGAAAAATAAAAATGAAGAAGCAATTCGAGAACTTAAGCTACTAAAAAATAAGCTTTCTGAATCGGATATTAAAGCAGGTAATGAGTTAGCTGACGAAATACTTCATCAGAACACCATTCAACCGACTAAAAAAGAAGAGTAA
- the pmbA gene encoding metalloprotease PmbA, with product MQIKTQHNNSEVHKSTIDLTRLMNDVLELARKEGATDAMVAVNNDKGFSVDVRMGEVETVAFSEDKGVGLTVYIGQRKGGASSTDTSPAALEAMVKAACDIARVSAEDPCFGLADKELMTKNHPELDLFHPWDVSPQQAIDMALKCEHYALSLDKRIANSDGVNVSSYESHHGFANTSGGSGFIHSTRHSLSCSLIAKDGEEMQRDYDYTTVRNPKDLIDFHVIAKNAVDRAVNRLGAQQITTQAIPVIFSSRISSGLFSTFINAISGSNLYRKNTFLLDSIGEQIFPEFIRIYEQPHLKGALGSSAFDSEGVPTRPNLIVEKGRVMQYVLGSYSARRMGLKTTGNADGVHNLTIDPTAGDLADLLKIMGTGLLVTELMGQGINIVTGDYSRGAGGYWVEDGVIQYPVDEITIAGNLKDIFKSILAVGNDINPNIATRCGSVLIEKMMVAGK from the coding sequence ATGCAAATTAAAACGCAACATAACAATAGTGAAGTACATAAGTCAACAATAGATTTAACTCGTTTGATGAATGATGTGCTTGAGCTTGCAAGAAAAGAAGGTGCCACCGATGCGATGGTCGCAGTGAATAATGACAAAGGCTTCTCAGTTGATGTGCGCATGGGAGAAGTTGAAACCGTTGCATTTAGTGAAGATAAAGGGGTGGGGTTGACTGTATATATAGGTCAACGCAAAGGTGGGGCAAGTAGTACAGATACGTCGCCTGCTGCTTTGGAGGCGATGGTTAAAGCGGCCTGTGATATCGCAAGAGTAAGCGCAGAAGATCCATGCTTCGGATTGGCAGATAAAGAGTTAATGACCAAAAATCATCCCGAGCTTGATTTGTTTCATCCTTGGGATGTGAGTCCGCAACAAGCAATTGATATGGCTTTAAAGTGTGAACATTATGCTTTATCGCTGGATAAGCGAATAGCTAATTCAGATGGGGTGAATGTATCTTCTTATGAATCGCACCATGGTTTTGCTAATACATCGGGTGGATCCGGATTTATTCACAGTACACGCCACAGTTTAAGTTGCTCTTTAATCGCGAAGGATGGCGAGGAGATGCAACGCGACTACGACTACACTACTGTCCGTAATCCAAAGGATTTGATTGATTTCCATGTAATTGCTAAGAATGCTGTAGATCGCGCTGTAAATCGTTTAGGGGCGCAACAGATTACAACACAAGCCATTCCAGTTATTTTTTCATCCCGAATTTCCAGTGGCTTATTCTCAACATTTATCAATGCAATTAGTGGTTCAAATCTTTACAGAAAGAATACTTTTTTGTTGGATTCCATAGGAGAACAAATTTTTCCTGAGTTTATTCGTATTTATGAACAGCCTCATTTGAAAGGTGCGTTAGGAAGTTCAGCATTTGACAGCGAAGGGGTCCCAACGCGTCCTAATCTAATTGTTGAAAAAGGTCGTGTGATGCAATATGTCTTAGGCAGTTATTCTGCGCGTAGAATGGGATTAAAAACAACTGGAAATGCCGATGGAGTCCATAATTTAACAATTGATCCTACGGCAGGTGATCTTGCTGACTTATTAAAAATAATGGGGACCGGATTATTGGTCACTGAATTGATGGGCCAAGGAATAAATATTGTTACAGGTGATTATTCTCGGGGGGCCGGTGGCTATTGGGTGGAGGATGGCGTAATTCAATATCCAGTTGATGAAATTACGATTGCTGGTAATTTAAAAGATATATTTAAATCCATTCTTGCGGTAGGTAATGATATTAATCCAAATATCGCGACACGATGTGGCTCAGTTCTCATTGAAAAAATGATGGTTGCTGGCAAGTAA
- a CDS encoding phosphodiester glycosidase family protein: MSSQTNVYPANKSYLFHLLFVFYFIFAPLHSYAEGYWRTLSPGIEYQDLAGGILSPWAHIYTFRIDLNKNKLALISAKRLSLKNASADQFAERSKALLSINGGFFDHEFNPLGLRINNKKVINPLKRISWWGVFYIKNNKAYISSLKRFNQDSDIDFAIQSGPRLLIKQKIPSLKPGIADRSALGITADGKVIILVSTNAAMTTNKLAHLLRSPPLSCIDAINLDGGSSSQLYSHIGSFLLNVHGFSNVSDAVVVKKR; encoded by the coding sequence ATGTCTTCACAAACCAATGTTTATCCTGCAAACAAATCATATTTGTTCCATTTATTATTTGTTTTTTACTTCATATTTGCCCCCCTCCATTCTTATGCTGAGGGTTATTGGCGAACATTAAGCCCTGGTATTGAATATCAAGATCTTGCCGGAGGAATACTTTCCCCCTGGGCGCATATTTATACTTTCCGTATCGACCTCAATAAAAATAAACTGGCGCTGATCAGTGCAAAAAGATTATCTCTAAAAAACGCCTCTGCCGATCAATTTGCTGAGCGCAGCAAAGCCCTATTAAGTATTAATGGAGGTTTTTTTGATCATGAGTTTAATCCTCTTGGACTAAGAATTAATAATAAAAAAGTGATTAATCCTTTAAAACGTATTAGTTGGTGGGGAGTTTTTTACATAAAAAATAATAAAGCCTATATTTCAAGCCTTAAACGTTTTAACCAGGACAGTGACATTGATTTTGCTATTCAAAGCGGCCCTCGGCTATTAATTAAGCAGAAAATACCCTCTTTAAAACCCGGTATTGCTGACCGATCTGCTCTGGGAATTACGGCTGATGGAAAAGTAATTATTCTTGTATCAACCAATGCGGCAATGACAACCAATAAACTTGCGCACCTCCTCAGATCGCCACCCTTATCCTGCATTGATGCAATCAATTTGGATGGAGGAAGCTCAAGTCAACTGTATTCGCATATTGGTTCCTTTCTGCTAAATGTTCATGGATTTTCCAATGTCAGTGATGCGGTTGTCGTGAAAAAAAGATAG
- a CDS encoding ribonucleoside-diphosphate reductase subunit alpha encodes MSAILDPVNDVPQTSQLELTANAPGLLKTIKRNGKVVNYDDTKIKVAITKAFIADEGGTASTSDRIHQQIEELTRQITQVFKRRLPSGGAVHIEDIQDQVELALMRSGHYKVARAYVLYREEHRKARENELKQQASDNKILLITMPDGELKPLDTDRMNTIVDEACRNLEHVQAEPVLKDAMRNLYNHAKFADVHKALIMAARTLVEKEPNYTYVSARLLLDSLRIEALNKLDIQADATFDEMSKLYPDYFKVYIAHGIKQGMLDVKMADFDLEKLGKALLPERDMQFSYLSLQTLYDRYFIHDQGIRYELPQAFFMRVAMGLALREQDKNEKAIEFYQLLSSFDYMSSTPTLFNSGTIRPQLSSCYLTTVPDHLDGIYSAIKDNALLSKYAGGLGNDWTPVRAMGSHIKGTNGKSQGVVPFLNVADATAVAVNQGGKRKGAVCAYLECWHKDVEEFLELRKNTGDDRRRTHDMNTALWIPDLFMVRVRENGDWTLFSPDEVPNLHDQYGKAFETLYCEYEEKARQGLIKNAKTLSAVKLWRKMLSMLFETGHPWMTFKDPCNLRSPQQHAGVVHSSNLCTEITLNTSEEEIAVCNLGSINLPAHIKKGKLDAEKLKRTVRTAIRMLDNVIDINYYSVPQARNSNLKHRPIGLGLMGFQDALYELKIDYASQEAVDFADSSMELISYYAIEASCDLAKERGSYSSYEGSLWSKGILPIDSINLLQQARNKYLEQDRSQRLDWENLRIKVRTQGMRNSNVMAIAPTATISNICGVSQSIEPTYQNLYVKSNLSGEFTVINPYLVADLKALNLWDEVMVNDLKYFNGSVQPISRIPAELKQRYATSFEIDPLWLVDAASRRQKWIDQAQSLNIYMAQPSGKKLDQLYMHAWTRGLKTTYYLRSLGASNAEKSTVTDGALNAVKIIAEEPKVCSILDPDCEACQ; translated from the coding sequence ATGTCCGCAATTCTTGATCCGGTAAATGATGTGCCGCAAACCAGTCAACTGGAATTGACCGCTAATGCCCCTGGTTTATTAAAAACTATTAAACGCAACGGTAAAGTAGTAAATTATGATGATACGAAAATTAAAGTTGCAATTACTAAGGCATTCATTGCTGATGAAGGCGGTACAGCTTCCACCTCAGATCGTATTCACCAACAGATTGAAGAACTTACCCGGCAAATAACACAAGTGTTCAAACGCCGCTTACCCAGTGGTGGTGCTGTTCATATTGAAGACATTCAAGACCAGGTCGAATTAGCACTCATGCGCAGTGGTCACTATAAAGTTGCTCGCGCTTACGTATTATATCGAGAAGAACACCGTAAAGCCCGTGAAAATGAATTAAAACAACAGGCTAGCGATAATAAAATATTACTAATTACTATGCCTGATGGTGAATTAAAGCCATTAGACACCGATCGCATGAATACGATTGTTGATGAAGCATGCCGTAATTTAGAGCATGTTCAAGCAGAACCTGTTCTAAAAGATGCGATGCGCAATCTTTACAATCATGCAAAATTTGCAGACGTGCACAAAGCACTGATCATGGCAGCACGTACATTAGTTGAAAAAGAGCCGAACTATACCTATGTTAGCGCTCGCTTGTTATTAGACAGTTTGCGTATAGAAGCATTGAATAAATTAGATATTCAAGCAGACGCAACTTTTGATGAAATGAGCAAACTCTACCCTGATTACTTCAAAGTATATATCGCTCATGGCATCAAACAAGGAATGTTAGATGTAAAAATGGCTGACTTTGATTTGGAAAAACTCGGCAAAGCGCTGTTACCTGAGCGGGACATGCAGTTTAGTTATTTAAGTTTGCAAACCTTATATGATCGGTATTTCATTCATGATCAAGGAATACGTTATGAGCTGCCTCAAGCATTCTTCATGCGTGTTGCTATGGGACTAGCTTTACGTGAACAAGATAAAAATGAAAAAGCCATTGAGTTTTATCAATTACTGTCTTCATTTGATTATATGTCATCAACACCTACCCTGTTCAACTCAGGTACTATTAGACCTCAGTTATCCAGTTGCTATTTGACTACTGTTCCAGATCATTTAGATGGGATTTACAGTGCAATTAAAGATAATGCCCTGCTTTCAAAATATGCTGGCGGTTTGGGTAATGACTGGACACCAGTACGTGCGATGGGTTCACATATCAAAGGTACCAATGGAAAATCACAAGGTGTAGTTCCCTTCTTAAATGTTGCTGATGCCACTGCAGTTGCAGTAAACCAAGGGGGTAAACGCAAAGGTGCTGTTTGCGCTTACCTGGAATGTTGGCATAAAGACGTAGAGGAGTTTCTTGAATTAAGAAAAAATACTGGGGATGATCGACGTCGTACACACGATATGAATACTGCATTATGGATTCCAGACTTGTTCATGGTACGTGTACGTGAAAATGGGGATTGGACTTTGTTCTCACCGGATGAAGTACCGAATTTACATGATCAGTACGGTAAAGCATTCGAAACACTCTATTGCGAGTACGAAGAAAAAGCACGCCAAGGTCTCATCAAAAATGCAAAAACACTATCTGCAGTTAAACTGTGGCGTAAGATGTTGTCCATGCTGTTTGAAACTGGCCATCCTTGGATGACCTTTAAAGATCCTTGCAATTTGCGCTCACCACAACAACATGCTGGTGTAGTTCATAGTTCTAACCTGTGCACTGAAATTACACTCAATACTTCAGAAGAAGAAATTGCCGTCTGTAATCTGGGTAGTATTAATCTTCCCGCACACATCAAAAAAGGCAAATTGGATGCTGAGAAATTAAAACGTACCGTTAGAACTGCAATTCGTATGCTGGATAACGTGATCGATATTAATTATTATTCCGTACCTCAGGCACGTAACTCCAACTTGAAGCACAGACCTATTGGTTTAGGGCTAATGGGTTTCCAAGATGCATTATACGAGTTAAAAATTGATTATGCCTCTCAAGAAGCGGTGGATTTTGCTGATTCATCTATGGAGTTAATCAGCTACTATGCAATCGAAGCATCTTGTGATTTGGCAAAGGAGCGAGGTAGTTATTCTAGCTACGAAGGTTCCTTATGGAGTAAAGGTATATTGCCAATTGACTCAATCAATCTATTGCAACAAGCTCGCAATAAATACTTAGAGCAAGATCGTTCACAACGTCTCGATTGGGAAAACTTACGCATCAAAGTTCGTACTCAAGGAATGCGTAACTCCAATGTGATGGCGATAGCACCTACAGCAACTATTTCAAATATTTGTGGTGTATCACAATCCATTGAGCCCACATACCAAAATCTATACGTAAAATCTAATTTGTCCGGTGAGTTCACTGTCATAAATCCCTATTTGGTCGCTGATTTAAAAGCTTTGAACCTTTGGGATGAGGTGATGGTCAATGATTTGAAATATTTTAATGGTAGCGTTCAACCAATCAGCCGTATTCCTGCTGAATTGAAACAACGTTATGCGACTTCTTTCGAAATTGACCCCCTTTGGTTAGTTGATGCGGCTTCTCGTCGTCAAAAATGGATCGATCAAGCCCAATCATTGAATATCTACATGGCTCAGCCATCAGGTAAAAAATTGGACCAACTTTACATGCATGCATGGACACGTGGACTAAAAACCACATATTACTTACGCAGTTTAGGCGCCTCCAATGCGGAAAAATCTACTGTGACTGATGGTGCACTCAATGCGGTTAAAATAATAGCTGAGGAACCTAAGGTATGTTCCATACTCGATCCAGACTGTGAAGCGTGCCAATAA
- a CDS encoding ribonucleotide-diphosphate reductase subunit beta, which translates to MSENIIQQQDTIHTGATGYEPLEMGAARIHVDDKRIINCRADLNQLVPFKYKWAWDKYLTACANHWMPNEINMSADVALWKDPNGLTEAERLIIKRNLGFFSTADSLVANNLVLAVYRHITNPECRQYLLRQAFEEALHTHAYQYVIESLGLDEAEVFNMYREIPSVATKAAWALPFTQSLGDETFHTGTVANDQRLLRDLIAFYVIFEGIFFYVGFTQILSMGRRNKMVGTSEQFQYILRDESMHMNFGIDVINQIKIENPHLWTPEFKEEMIQLIHEGVALEYQYAKDTMPQGILGMNAEMFEEYLHFIANRRLNQIGLPEQYPGATNPFPWMSEMMDLKKEKNFFETRVIEYQAGGTLSWDDE; encoded by the coding sequence ATGTCAGAAAACATAATACAACAACAAGATACAATTCATACTGGTGCCACTGGATATGAACCGCTCGAAATGGGGGCGGCGCGAATTCATGTTGATGATAAACGCATCATTAATTGCCGGGCAGACCTAAATCAGCTCGTTCCCTTTAAATATAAATGGGCATGGGACAAGTATTTAACTGCTTGTGCCAACCACTGGATGCCTAATGAAATTAATATGAGCGCTGACGTAGCGCTCTGGAAAGATCCTAACGGGCTTACCGAAGCGGAACGTTTAATTATTAAACGTAACCTAGGATTTTTTTCAACAGCAGACTCATTAGTTGCCAATAATCTAGTACTCGCTGTTTACAGACATATTACGAATCCGGAGTGCAGACAGTACTTGTTACGTCAGGCCTTTGAAGAGGCACTACATACTCATGCGTATCAATACGTCATTGAGAGCTTAGGCCTGGATGAAGCAGAAGTCTTTAATATGTATCGTGAAATTCCATCCGTAGCGACTAAAGCGGCCTGGGCACTACCCTTTACTCAAAGTTTGGGGGACGAAACATTCCACACAGGAACTGTAGCAAATGATCAGCGTTTATTACGCGACTTAATTGCCTTCTATGTCATCTTTGAAGGGATCTTTTTCTATGTTGGATTTACACAAATTCTCTCCATGGGTCGTCGCAATAAAATGGTTGGAACTTCAGAACAATTCCAATACATTCTGCGTGATGAGTCCATGCATATGAATTTTGGTATTGATGTCATTAACCAAATTAAAATTGAGAACCCACATTTGTGGACGCCTGAATTTAAAGAAGAAATGATTCAACTAATTCACGAAGGTGTTGCATTGGAATATCAATATGCCAAGGACACCATGCCCCAAGGTATACTAGGGATGAACGCTGAAATGTTTGAAGAATATTTGCACTTTATTGCTAACCGTCGTTTAAACCAAATTGGCTTGCCCGAACAATATCCCGGCGCTACCAATCCATTCCCTTGGATGAGTGAAATGATGGACTTGAAAAAAGAAAAGAACTTCTTTGAAACTCGCGTGATTGAATATCAAGCCGGCGGTACTTTAAGCTGGGATGACGAATAG
- the blaOXA gene encoding class D beta-lactamase produces the protein MKKCLVFFIALLAINSMVFANNNCFIAKENGVTLKQEGQCAQRHAPCSTFKIAISLMGFDKGILTDKTHPEWPFQQGYNDWLDVWKQPHNPTTWIQHSCVWYSQLITQKLGMEQFKHYVQVLNYGNQDVSGDKGMNNGLVRAWLSSSLQISPQEQVEFLSGLTQDKLPVSHFSMQMTRDLLFIENLPGGWKLYGKTGSGNPFKKDGSRNMDKQLGWFVGWIERDAHTILFAQYIEGDATPDYSTGKRAKEIAKQKLISLTQVKKV, from the coding sequence ATGAAAAAATGTTTGGTTTTTTTTATTGCTCTTCTTGCAATTAATTCTATGGTTTTTGCAAATAATAACTGCTTTATAGCTAAAGAGAACGGTGTCACGCTAAAGCAAGAAGGCCAATGTGCTCAGCGCCATGCACCTTGTTCAACTTTTAAAATTGCTATCAGTTTAATGGGGTTTGATAAGGGGATATTAACCGATAAAACTCATCCTGAATGGCCATTCCAACAAGGATACAATGATTGGCTAGATGTCTGGAAACAACCGCATAATCCAACTACTTGGATACAACACAGTTGCGTTTGGTATAGTCAGCTTATTACTCAAAAATTAGGAATGGAACAATTTAAGCATTATGTTCAAGTACTAAATTATGGGAATCAGGATGTTTCTGGTGATAAAGGCATGAACAATGGCTTAGTTCGCGCGTGGCTTTCAAGTTCATTACAAATTTCACCCCAGGAGCAAGTCGAGTTTTTATCTGGTTTAACTCAAGATAAGCTCCCGGTAAGCCACTTTTCGATGCAAATGACTCGTGATTTACTATTTATTGAGAATTTACCTGGAGGTTGGAAGCTGTACGGTAAAACAGGATCGGGCAATCCGTTTAAGAAAGATGGTTCACGAAATATGGACAAGCAGCTTGGATGGTTTGTTGGGTGGATAGAGCGTGATGCACATACTATCTTGTTTGCTCAATATATTGAAGGTGATGCTACACCTGATTATTCAACGGGAAAACGTGCGAAAGAAATTGCGAAGCAAAAATTAATTTCTTTGACTCAAGTAAAAAAAGTTTAG
- a CDS encoding ABC transporter ATP-binding protein, protein MMDTSDLKYPFHSAWDFLWQVIKPYRWWYVLMFQAPVLTAFYIFANNYSFKLLVDAFSSETIASYHQLLVPIVLFITAQIILDVVWRISDFAEWKAEPYARQRLLSSAYDYVQHHSYNYFQNTPSGTVISKLKGLLDGYDSVFANLHHIVGKHFCVVVVSVFVLLVVNFSVFCFMLTWCVLVMVIMLPMALKLNQLSNNMAESKHQIIGSFSDNITNIFSLFYFSKRRAEHRRVNELMSADFVPRQIELYQYDFKFNIVGSVLYWFMLIAVFIFMIYLRIHGEISTGDFLFVMLTAITISFDLWTLMSSLCTFLKEIGDFKSSFGILAMPHDEVDAFHAEDYQINQGKIEFKQLSFAYREGAPWVFKDLNLFIKPGEKIGLVGHSGAGKSTLISLLLKNFRPTSGQILIDDKPISEITSDSLRQQVALIPQDIMLFHRSIGENIGYAKENATQAEIKKAAVMANIDEFIESLPEKYDTLVGERGVKLSGGQRQRIAIARAFLKNASIVVLDEATSSLDTLSEQEIQQSINAMLEQNNATVIAIAHRLSTIRHMDRIVVMEGGVIIEDGTFNELINNKESYFKMLWDSQVNGMVL, encoded by the coding sequence ATGATGGACACTTCAGATTTAAAATATCCATTTCATTCAGCCTGGGATTTTTTGTGGCAGGTCATTAAGCCTTATCGTTGGTGGTATGTCTTAATGTTTCAGGCTCCGGTGCTCACCGCCTTTTATATTTTTGCTAACAACTATTCTTTTAAACTTCTTGTGGATGCGTTTTCAAGTGAAACTATTGCTTCCTATCATCAATTGTTAGTTCCTATTGTCCTATTTATTACAGCGCAAATTATATTGGATGTTGTTTGGCGAATTAGTGATTTTGCGGAATGGAAAGCGGAACCCTATGCTCGGCAGCGATTATTGTCGTCCGCTTACGATTATGTTCAACATCATTCTTATAATTATTTTCAAAATACGCCTAGTGGAACGGTAATTAGTAAACTTAAAGGGCTTTTGGATGGATATGATAGTGTTTTTGCTAATCTCCATCATATTGTCGGAAAACATTTTTGTGTGGTTGTTGTTTCTGTTTTTGTTTTATTGGTCGTCAATTTTAGTGTTTTTTGTTTTATGTTGACCTGGTGTGTGTTAGTTATGGTAATAATGCTACCTATGGCGCTTAAACTAAATCAGCTGTCTAATAATATGGCTGAAAGTAAACATCAGATTATAGGGTCTTTCTCTGATAACATTACTAATATTTTTTCTTTGTTTTATTTTTCGAAACGGCGAGCGGAACATCGACGGGTTAATGAGTTGATGTCGGCTGATTTTGTTCCACGGCAAATTGAACTTTATCAGTATGATTTTAAATTTAATATAGTCGGCTCAGTACTGTATTGGTTCATGCTGATTGCTGTTTTTATCTTTATGATTTACCTACGTATTCATGGGGAGATTTCTACTGGCGATTTTTTATTTGTTATGCTCACGGCCATTACCATTTCTTTTGATTTATGGACGCTTATGAGTAGTCTTTGTACTTTTTTAAAAGAAATAGGAGATTTTAAATCCTCTTTTGGTATTTTGGCGATGCCTCATGATGAAGTAGATGCATTCCACGCAGAGGACTATCAGATAAATCAAGGTAAAATTGAGTTTAAACAACTTTCCTTTGCATACCGCGAGGGAGCTCCTTGGGTATTTAAAGATCTTAATTTATTCATCAAACCTGGAGAGAAGATTGGTTTGGTAGGGCATTCAGGTGCAGGAAAATCAACATTAATTTCTTTATTGCTGAAGAACTTCAGACCTACATCGGGGCAAATTTTGATTGATGATAAACCGATTTCGGAGATAACCTCCGATTCTTTGCGTCAACAAGTTGCGCTAATTCCTCAAGATATTATGCTCTTTCACCGCTCTATCGGTGAAAATATTGGTTATGCAAAAGAGAATGCAACGCAAGCCGAAATAAAAAAGGCCGCAGTCATGGCTAATATTGATGAGTTCATTGAATCATTACCTGAGAAATATGATACCTTAGTGGGTGAACGGGGAGTGAAGCTTTCAGGCGGGCAGCGTCAACGCATTGCAATTGCACGCGCATTTTTAAAAAATGCATCCATTGTTGTACTTGATGAGGCGACCTCAAGTTTAGATACTCTTTCAGAACAAGAAATCCAACAATCGATTAATGCTATGTTGGAACAAAACAATGCGACAGTGATCGCTATTGCTCATCGTCTCTCTACCATTCGTCATATGGATCGAATTGTGGTGATGGAGGGGGGCGTAATTATCGAAGATGGTACTTTTAACGAACTGATAAATAATAAAGAAAGCTACTTTAAAATGCTTTGGGATAGTCAAGTTAATGGGATGGTTTTATAA